From Erwinia pyri, a single genomic window includes:
- the bsmA gene encoding biofilm peroxide resistance protein BsmA, giving the protein MSRVVILLLVLLTAGCSQLKTKPESPPPPTSQAQEVNRAQSLNLTKLGSITVNERGSPDDAERAIAAKANQAGASYYYIQMISETVMPGLWYASAILYGPSTTGSAQ; this is encoded by the coding sequence ATGAGCCGTGTAGTCATCTTGCTGTTAGTTTTGCTGACCGCTGGTTGTAGCCAGCTTAAAACGAAACCTGAATCGCCGCCGCCGCCCACTTCACAGGCACAGGAGGTCAACCGCGCGCAAAGCCTGAACCTCACAAAGCTTGGCTCCATCACCGTTAATGAACGGGGATCGCCAGACGATGCGGAACGGGCGATAGCGGCTAAAGCCAACCAGGCTGGCGCAAGCTACTACTACATTCAGATGATCAGCGAAACCGTGATGCCGGGACTCTGGTACGCCAGCGCGATTCTTTACGGTCCTTCAACCACCGGCAGCGCGCAGTAG
- a CDS encoding isovaleryl-CoA dehydrogenase: MEWKTHTVFNQPLSLANSNLFLSDTPLREAVLREGAGWDLDLLASVGQQLGSAESLELGRLANVSPPELLRFDPRGERLDEVRFHPAWHLLMQGLCANRVHNLPWQENAPEAAFVARAARFIVHGQVEAGSLCPITMTFGAIPLLQKHLPAPFQSWLKPLLSDRYDAHLQEAPLKKGLLIGMGMTEKQGGTDVLSNTTRAEPAASRGNGECYHLTGHKWFFSVPQSDAHLVLAQAKGGLSCFFMPRLLPGGERNAVHIERLKEKLGNRSNASSEVEFFNASGWLLGEEGEGIRQILKMGGYTRFDCVLGSHAMMRRAFSVALYHAHQRQVLGKNLVDQPLMRQVLSSQALMLEGQTAMLMRLARAWSFDKSEQEKVFSRLFTPAAKYVVCKRGSAFVAESMEVLGGIGYCEESELPRLYREMPVNSIWEGSGNVMCLDVLRVVARQPGVMEMLCTEFDAVKGQNRHYDRLWRQTKLWLRKPQEAQARSLCEALFALACGAQVMTHLEPGLADAWCRQMLDARGHARVPESVAARLLLRAAGG; the protein is encoded by the coding sequence ATGGAGTGGAAAACCCATACCGTTTTTAATCAACCTCTCTCTCTGGCAAACAGCAATCTGTTTCTCTCTGATACGCCGCTGCGCGAGGCCGTACTGCGTGAAGGGGCTGGCTGGGATCTCGATCTGCTCGCTTCTGTCGGGCAGCAGTTGGGCAGTGCAGAATCACTGGAATTAGGGCGGCTGGCGAACGTTTCTCCGCCTGAGCTGCTGCGTTTCGACCCCAGAGGCGAACGGCTGGATGAGGTGCGTTTTCATCCTGCCTGGCATTTGCTGATGCAGGGATTGTGCGCCAATCGCGTCCATAACCTTCCCTGGCAGGAAAATGCGCCCGAAGCGGCCTTTGTGGCCCGCGCCGCCCGTTTTATCGTCCATGGGCAGGTTGAGGCGGGCAGCCTTTGCCCCATCACCATGACCTTCGGGGCAATTCCTCTGTTGCAAAAGCATCTTCCCGCGCCTTTTCAGTCGTGGCTGAAGCCGCTGCTTTCGGATCGCTACGATGCGCATTTGCAGGAAGCGCCGCTGAAGAAAGGGCTGTTGATCGGCATGGGAATGACCGAGAAGCAGGGCGGTACGGATGTGCTGAGTAATACCACCCGGGCGGAACCAGCCGCCTCGCGCGGCAATGGCGAGTGCTATCACCTTACCGGGCACAAATGGTTCTTCTCGGTACCACAAAGTGATGCTCACCTGGTGCTGGCGCAGGCGAAAGGCGGTTTATCCTGCTTTTTCATGCCGCGCCTGCTGCCCGGCGGCGAAAGAAATGCGGTGCATATTGAACGGCTGAAGGAGAAGCTGGGTAACCGCTCCAACGCCAGCAGCGAGGTGGAGTTTTTTAATGCCAGCGGCTGGCTGCTTGGCGAAGAGGGGGAGGGCATTCGTCAGATCCTGAAAATGGGCGGCTATACCCGCTTCGATTGCGTGCTGGGCAGCCATGCAATGATGCGACGGGCCTTCTCGGTCGCGCTTTATCATGCGCATCAGCGCCAGGTGCTGGGCAAAAATCTGGTGGATCAGCCGCTTATGAGACAGGTTTTATCTTCTCAGGCTTTGATGCTGGAAGGGCAGACTGCCATGCTGATGCGCCTTGCCCGCGCCTGGTCGTTTGATAAAAGTGAACAGGAGAAAGTTTTCAGCCGCCTGTTTACGCCTGCAGCCAAGTATGTGGTCTGCAAACGAGGCAGCGCTTTTGTTGCCGAGTCGATGGAGGTGCTGGGCGGCATCGGCTATTGCGAAGAGAGCGAGCTGCCGCGCCTCTATCGTGAAATGCCGGTAAACAGCATCTGGGAAGGCTCAGGAAATGTGATGTGTCTGGATGTGCTGCGCGTAGTGGCCAGGCAGCCGGGCGTCATGGAGATGCTCTGCACGGAATTTGACGCGGTGAAAGGGCAGAATCGTCATTACGACAGACTGTGGCGGCAGACAAAACTTTGGCTGCGTAAGCCACAGGAGGCGCAGGCCAGAAGCCTGTGTGAAGCGCTGTTTGCTCTTGCCTGCGGCGCGCAGGTGATGACGCATCTGGAACCGGGTCTGGCGGACGCATGGTGCCGCCAGATGCTCGATGCCAGAGGCCACGCGCGCGTGCCGGAAAGCGTAGCCGCGCGCCTGCTACTGCGCGCTGCCGGTGGTTGA
- the rlmB gene encoding 23S rRNA (guanosine(2251)-2'-O)-methyltransferase RlmB, with product MSEIVFGIHAVKALLDSDPQRFQEVFILKGRDDKRLQPLVKELEAQGIVVQMANRQWLDSQVEGGVHQGIVARVKPGRQYQENDLPALLESLESPFLLILDGITDPHNLGACLRSADAAGVHAVIVPRDRSAQLNATAKKVASGAAENVPLIRVTNLARTMRVLQEANVWIVGTAGEADHDLYQSKMTGPMALVMGAEGEGMRRLTREHCDELISIPMAGSVSSLNVSVATGVCLYEAVRQRRK from the coding sequence ATGAGTGAAATTGTATTTGGGATCCACGCCGTAAAGGCGCTGCTGGATAGCGATCCTCAACGTTTTCAGGAAGTGTTTATCCTGAAAGGACGTGATGATAAACGTCTGCAGCCGCTGGTAAAAGAGCTGGAAGCGCAGGGCATTGTGGTGCAGATGGCTAACCGCCAGTGGCTGGACAGCCAGGTAGAAGGGGGCGTGCATCAGGGCATCGTGGCCCGCGTGAAGCCTGGCCGTCAGTATCAGGAAAACGACCTGCCGGCTCTGCTGGAGAGCCTGGAGTCGCCGTTCCTGCTGATTCTGGATGGCATTACCGATCCGCATAACCTGGGCGCCTGCCTGCGTAGCGCTGATGCCGCTGGCGTTCACGCGGTTATCGTCCCACGCGATCGTTCTGCCCAGCTGAATGCCACGGCGAAAAAAGTTGCCAGCGGCGCGGCGGAAAATGTTCCCCTGATCCGCGTAACGAATCTGGCCAGAACCATGCGTGTTCTGCAGGAAGCGAACGTGTGGATCGTCGGGACCGCGGGCGAAGCCGATCACGACCTCTATCAGAGCAAAATGACCGGCCCGATGGCGCTGGTGATGGGCGCAGAGGGCGAAGGTATGCGCCGTCTCACCCGCGAGCACTGTGATGAGCTGATCAGTATCCCGATGGCGGGCAGCGTCTCTTCTCTGAACGTCTCTGTTGCTACGGGTGTTTGCCTGTATGAAGCGGTGCGCCAGCGCCGTAAGTAA
- the rnr gene encoding ribonuclease R has protein sequence MSKDPFKEREAEKYDNPIPSREFILAHLDKREKPASREELATELSISGEEQTEALRRRLRAMERDGQLVFTRRQCYALPERLDLLRGKVIGHRDGFGFLRIEGSKDDLYLSAEQMKMCMHGDVILAQAMGADRKGRREARVVRVLEPRNNQIVGRYFTEAGVGFVVPDDSRLSFDILLPAEDLMGARMGYVVVVELVQRPTRRSKAVGKVVEVLGDNMGTSMAVEMALRTHDIPHSWSPELEAQIAKLKEEVPEEAKAGRVDLRDLPLVTIDGEDARDFDDAVFCERKRGGGWRLWVAIADVSYYVRPGTPLDDEAVNRGTSVYFPSQVVPMLPEVLSNGLCSLNPQVDRLCMVCEMTISATGKLTGYKHYEAVMNSWARLTYNKVWSILQGDQELREQYQPLVKDLEELHRMYLVLEKSREQRGGISFESDEAKFVFNAERRIERVEQVSRNDAHKLIEECMILANIASARYVEKNNEPALFRDHDRPSEENIKSFRSVLNELGLTLGGGNKPHPLDYAELLKQISSRTDAEMLQTMLLRSMKQAVYDPENRGHFGLALASYAHFTSPIRRYPDLLLHRAIKYLLAKENGTLQGNTTPTGGFHYDLPQMLQLGQHCSMTERRADEATRDVADWLKCDFMHDHVGETFSGVISSVTGFGFFVRLTDLFIDGLVHVSTLDNDYYRFDAVGQRLIGESGGKTYRLGDTVEVRVEAVHMDERKIDFAMISSSRKPRGEGKTERDRAKKGGSANSGKRRQAPRKGNFEPDSAFREPKANDASAEAGAKKEKKPRKPADRNRKSTSGSRSRRAPKKKTDNPA, from the coding sequence ATGTCAAAAGATCCTTTTAAGGAACGGGAAGCTGAAAAATATGATAATCCCATTCCCAGTCGCGAATTTATTCTGGCTCATCTGGATAAACGCGAAAAACCTGCCAGCCGTGAAGAGCTGGCTACAGAACTCTCTATCTCTGGCGAAGAGCAGACTGAAGCCTTACGCCGCCGCCTGCGCGCCATGGAGCGTGATGGCCAGCTGGTCTTCACCCGTCGCCAGTGCTACGCCCTGCCAGAGCGTCTTGATCTGCTGCGCGGAAAGGTAATCGGCCACCGCGACGGCTTTGGCTTCCTGCGAATTGAAGGCAGCAAAGACGATCTCTACCTCTCTGCTGAACAGATGAAAATGTGTATGCATGGCGATGTGATCCTGGCACAGGCCATGGGCGCAGATCGTAAAGGTCGCCGTGAAGCCCGCGTAGTCCGGGTGCTTGAGCCGCGTAATAACCAGATTGTTGGTCGCTACTTCACCGAAGCGGGCGTGGGCTTTGTGGTGCCAGACGACAGCCGCCTGAGCTTTGATATTCTGCTTCCTGCTGAAGATCTGATGGGCGCGCGGATGGGCTATGTGGTGGTGGTGGAGCTGGTTCAGCGTCCGACCCGCCGCAGCAAGGCCGTGGGTAAAGTCGTGGAAGTGCTGGGTGATAATATGGGCACCAGCATGGCGGTAGAAATGGCGCTGCGCACCCACGATATTCCGCACTCCTGGTCTCCCGAGCTGGAAGCGCAGATTGCCAAACTGAAAGAAGAAGTGCCGGAAGAAGCCAAAGCGGGCCGTGTGGATCTGCGCGATCTGCCGCTGGTCACCATTGATGGCGAAGATGCCCGTGACTTTGATGATGCTGTCTTCTGTGAGCGCAAACGCGGCGGCGGCTGGCGTCTGTGGGTGGCGATTGCCGACGTGAGCTATTACGTTCGTCCGGGCACGCCGCTTGATGACGAAGCGGTTAACCGCGGCACCTCAGTGTACTTCCCTTCCCAGGTTGTACCGATGCTGCCTGAAGTGCTCTCAAACGGCCTCTGCTCGCTGAACCCGCAGGTCGATCGCCTCTGTATGGTCTGCGAGATGACCATCTCCGCCACCGGTAAATTAACCGGTTACAAGCATTATGAAGCGGTGATGAACTCCTGGGCGCGTCTGACCTACAACAAAGTGTGGAGCATTCTGCAAGGTGACCAGGAGCTGCGCGAGCAATATCAGCCGCTGGTTAAAGACCTGGAAGAGCTGCACCGCATGTATCTGGTGCTGGAGAAGTCTCGCGAGCAGCGTGGCGGTATCTCGTTTGAAAGCGATGAGGCCAAATTTGTCTTCAACGCCGAGCGCCGTATTGAACGCGTTGAACAGGTTTCCCGCAATGACGCGCACAAGCTGATTGAAGAGTGCATGATCCTGGCGAATATCGCCTCTGCCCGTTATGTTGAGAAAAATAACGAGCCGGCCCTGTTCCGTGACCACGATCGTCCAAGCGAAGAGAACATCAAAAGCTTCCGCTCCGTGCTCAACGAGCTGGGACTGACGCTGGGAGGCGGCAACAAACCGCATCCGCTGGACTACGCCGAGTTGCTGAAGCAGATCTCCAGCCGTACCGATGCAGAGATGCTGCAAACCATGCTGCTGCGCTCGATGAAGCAGGCGGTTTACGACCCGGAAAACCGTGGCCACTTCGGCCTTGCGCTGGCTTCCTATGCGCACTTTACCTCGCCTATCCGTCGCTACCCCGATCTGCTGCTGCATCGCGCCATCAAGTATCTGCTGGCGAAAGAGAACGGCACGCTGCAAGGGAATACCACGCCGACAGGCGGCTTCCACTACGACCTGCCGCAGATGCTGCAGTTAGGCCAGCACTGCTCCATGACCGAGCGCCGTGCAGATGAAGCAACCCGTGACGTGGCCGACTGGCTGAAGTGTGACTTTATGCACGACCACGTGGGTGAAACCTTCTCCGGGGTTATCTCAAGCGTTACCGGCTTTGGCTTCTTTGTTCGCTTAACCGATCTCTTTATCGACGGCCTGGTGCATGTCTCTACGCTGGACAATGATTACTACCGCTTCGATGCGGTAGGGCAGCGTCTGATTGGTGAGTCCGGCGGCAAAACCTATCGCCTGGGCGATACGGTAGAAGTGCGCGTGGAAGCGGTGCATATGGACGAGCGCAAAATTGATTTTGCGATGATCTCAAGCAGCCGTAAACCGCGTGGCGAAGGCAAAACAGAGCGCGACCGTGCCAAGAAAGGCGGCTCCGCTAACAGCGGCAAACGTCGTCAGGCACCGCGAAAAGGCAATTTTGAGCCGGACAGCGCTTTCCGTGAGCCGAAGGCCAATGACGCCAGCGCTGAGGCGGGAGCCAAAAAAGAGAAAAAACCGAGAAAGCCTGCGGACAGAAACCGTAAAAGCACCTCTGGCAGCCGTTCACGCCGTGCGCCAAAGAAAAAAACGGATAATCCGGCCTGA
- the nsrR gene encoding nitric oxide-sensing transcriptional repressor NsrR: protein MQLTSFTDYGLRALIYLAALPAGQMASITEVTEAYGVSRNHMVKIINQLSRAGYVAAVRGKNGGIRLGRPAAEIVIGQVVRDMEPLQIVNCSPCHISPACRLKKALHDAVQSFLAVLDGYTLADLLEDNHPLYKLLLVEHPSFSS, encoded by the coding sequence GTGCAGCTAACGAGTTTTACCGACTATGGTCTACGTGCGCTGATCTATCTGGCCGCTTTGCCCGCGGGCCAGATGGCCAGTATTACCGAAGTGACAGAAGCCTATGGCGTTTCACGTAATCATATGGTCAAAATCATCAATCAGCTCAGTCGGGCTGGCTATGTTGCGGCGGTACGCGGGAAAAATGGCGGCATCCGCTTAGGTAGACCGGCTGCGGAAATTGTGATTGGTCAGGTGGTACGCGATATGGAACCCCTGCAGATAGTAAACTGTAGCCCCTGTCATATCAGCCCGGCCTGCCGCCTGAAAAAGGCGCTGCACGATGCGGTACAGAGTTTTCTGGCCGTTTTGGATGGCTACACGCTGGCAGATCTGCTGGAAGATAACCATCCGCTCTACAAATTATTGCTGGTTGAACACCCTTCATTCAGCAGTTGA
- a CDS encoding adenylosuccinate synthase, which yields MGKNVVVLGTQWGDEGKGKIVDLLTERAKYVVRYQGGHNAGHTLVINGEKTVLHLIPSGILRENVTSIIGNGVVLSPAALMKEMKGLEDRGFPVRERLFISEACPLILEYHVALDVAREKARGAKAIGTTGRGIGPAYEDKVARRGLRVGDLFNKETFAAKLKEVMEYHNFQLVNYYKEEAVDYDKVLNDVLAIADILTGMVVDVSELLDGARQRGDLIMFEGAQGTLLDIDHGTYPYVTSSNTTAGGVATGSGIGPRYVDYVLGIVKAYSTRVGAGPFPTELFDETGEFLCAQGNEFGATTGRRRRTGWLDAVAVRRAVQINSLSGFCMTKLDVLDGLKEVKICVAYRMPDGREVTTTPLAAEGWEGIEPIYESMPGWSETTFGVKTLEGLPQAARDYIKRVEEVTGVPVDIISTGPDRSETMILRDPFDA from the coding sequence ATGGGTAAGAACGTCGTCGTACTGGGCACCCAATGGGGTGACGAAGGTAAAGGTAAGATTGTTGACCTCCTGACTGAACGTGCAAAATATGTTGTGCGCTATCAGGGCGGCCATAACGCTGGCCATACGCTAGTCATCAACGGTGAGAAAACCGTCCTCCATTTAATTCCATCAGGCATTCTGCGTGAAAACGTGACCAGCATCATCGGCAACGGTGTGGTGCTCTCTCCGGCTGCGCTGATGAAAGAGATGAAAGGTCTGGAAGATCGCGGCTTCCCGGTACGTGAACGTCTGTTTATTTCTGAAGCCTGTCCTTTGATCCTGGAATATCACGTAGCGCTGGACGTAGCGCGTGAAAAAGCGCGTGGCGCGAAAGCGATCGGCACCACCGGTCGTGGTATCGGCCCTGCTTACGAAGATAAAGTGGCTCGCCGTGGCCTGCGCGTAGGCGACCTCTTCAACAAGGAAACCTTCGCCGCGAAGCTGAAAGAGGTGATGGAATATCACAACTTCCAGCTGGTGAACTACTACAAAGAAGAAGCGGTTGATTACGACAAAGTGCTGAACGATGTGCTGGCTATTGCCGACATCCTGACCGGCATGGTGGTTGACGTTTCTGAACTGCTGGATGGCGCGCGTCAGCGTGGCGATCTGATCATGTTTGAAGGAGCTCAGGGCACGCTGCTGGATATCGACCACGGTACCTATCCCTATGTGACCTCTTCCAACACCACTGCCGGCGGCGTGGCAACGGGTTCAGGCATTGGCCCACGTTATGTGGATTACGTGCTGGGTATCGTTAAAGCCTACTCAACCCGCGTGGGCGCAGGTCCTTTCCCGACGGAGTTATTCGACGAAACTGGCGAATTCCTCTGCGCGCAGGGTAACGAGTTTGGCGCCACCACTGGCCGCCGTCGTCGTACCGGCTGGCTGGATGCAGTGGCCGTACGTCGTGCGGTGCAGATCAACTCCCTTTCTGGCTTCTGCATGACCAAGCTGGACGTGCTGGATGGTCTGAAAGAGGTGAAAATCTGCGTGGCTTACCGTATGCCGGATGGCCGTGAAGTCACGACTACCCCGCTGGCAGCCGAAGGCTGGGAAGGGATCGAGCCAATCTATGAAAGCATGCCGGGCTGGTCTGAAACTACCTTTGGCGTGAAGACGCTGGAAGGCCTGCCACAGGCCGCGCGTGATTACATTAAGCGTGTAGAAGAAGTGACCGGCGTGCCGGTTGATATCATCTCTACCGGTCCGGATCGTAGCGAAACCATGATCCTGCGCGACCCGTTTGACGCATAA
- a CDS encoding DUF2065 domain-containing protein: MNPTIWMALALVLVLEGLGPVLLPRIWRRMILSMAQLPDTLLRRFGGGLVVAGAVIYYMISTHSGG, from the coding sequence ATGAACCCAACCATTTGGATGGCGCTGGCCTTAGTGCTGGTTTTAGAAGGTCTGGGCCCGGTACTGCTGCCGCGTATCTGGCGACGGATGATCTTATCGATGGCGCAGTTACCGGACACCCTGCTGCGCCGTTTTGGCGGTGGCCTGGTGGTAGCCGGCGCGGTGATCTACTACATGATCAGCACCCATAGCGGTGGCTAA